One Citricoccus sp. K5 DNA window includes the following coding sequences:
- the rimP gene encoding ribosome maturation factor RimP, whose product MHDATENATEHPERTPLAALVAPAVESTGLYFEAAMVEGEPGQLILKVIVDHADGTAGLDLDEVAEVAQAISTALDAAGSDLPELGTEPYQLEVSTPGVERPLTEPRHWRRNVGRLVSVEVLPDDGPSPSPATSPMTSPTALPEASAPAPAGRLTGRIQSADEAGVVLVPVKPGAKKGMPAKIGDPVRHAYDRLGPATVQVELTRGGGSAADEELNSEA is encoded by the coding sequence ATGCACGACGCCACCGAAAACGCCACCGAACACCCTGAACGCACACCCCTGGCCGCGCTGGTCGCGCCCGCCGTCGAGTCCACCGGCCTGTACTTCGAGGCGGCCATGGTCGAGGGCGAGCCCGGTCAACTGATCCTGAAGGTCATCGTGGACCATGCCGACGGCACCGCCGGGTTGGATCTGGACGAGGTCGCCGAGGTGGCCCAGGCTATCTCCACTGCGCTCGATGCGGCGGGGTCCGACCTGCCGGAACTCGGCACCGAGCCGTACCAGCTCGAGGTGTCCACCCCGGGCGTCGAGCGACCGTTGACCGAGCCGCGGCACTGGCGCCGCAATGTCGGTCGTCTGGTCTCGGTCGAGGTCCTGCCCGACGACGGCCCGTCGCCCTCGCCGGCCACCTCACCCATGACCTCACCCACGGCCTTGCCCGAGGCGTCCGCCCCGGCGCCGGCCGGTCGGTTGACCGGGCGCATCCAGTCCGCCGACGAGGCCGGCGTCGTGCTGGTGCCGGTCAAGCCGGGGGCGAAGAAGGGGATGCCCGCGAAGATCGGTGATCCGGTCCGGCACGCATACGACCGCCTGGGACCGGCAACGGTGCAGGTAGAGTTGACCCGCGGTGGCGGAAGTGCTGCCGATGAAGAACTGAATTCGGAGGCCTGA
- the nusA gene encoding transcription termination factor NusA, with amino-acid sequence MDIDMSALRMLETEREIPLDRLVPTIEQALVVAYHKSPGALSRARAEIDRKSGHVTIWATEIDEDGQAVGEFDDTPQGFGRIAASTARQIILQRLRDAEDDNILGQFKGREGEIISGLIQQGTNPHMIQVNLGSVEAVLPPPEQVPGEDYSHGQRLRAYVVDVHRGLKGPSITLSRSHPGLVRKLFELEVPEIADGSVEILALAREAGHRTKMAVKATKAGINAKGACIGEMGSRVRAVMSELNDEKIDIVDFSENPAAFISSALSPARVSSVEIVDEATRSARVVVPRDVLSLAIGKEGQNARLAAKLTGWRIDISGEEA; translated from the coding sequence GTGGACATCGACATGAGCGCCCTGCGGATGCTGGAGACCGAGCGTGAGATCCCACTGGACCGCCTCGTGCCCACCATCGAACAGGCTTTGGTGGTTGCGTACCACAAGTCACCCGGCGCCCTGTCCCGGGCCCGTGCGGAGATCGACCGCAAATCCGGCCACGTGACCATCTGGGCCACCGAGATCGACGAGGACGGCCAGGCAGTCGGCGAGTTCGACGACACCCCGCAGGGCTTCGGCCGGATCGCGGCGTCGACGGCCCGGCAGATCATCCTCCAGCGACTCCGTGACGCCGAGGACGACAATATCCTGGGCCAGTTCAAGGGCCGCGAGGGTGAGATCATCTCCGGGCTGATCCAGCAGGGCACCAACCCCCACATGATCCAGGTGAACCTGGGCTCGGTCGAGGCCGTCCTGCCGCCGCCGGAACAGGTCCCCGGCGAGGACTACTCCCACGGCCAGCGTCTGCGCGCCTACGTGGTGGACGTGCACCGCGGGCTGAAGGGCCCCTCGATCACGCTCTCGCGCTCCCACCCGGGGCTGGTCCGCAAGCTGTTCGAACTGGAGGTCCCCGAGATCGCCGACGGCTCCGTGGAGATCCTCGCCCTTGCCCGCGAGGCCGGCCACCGGACCAAGATGGCCGTGAAGGCCACCAAGGCCGGCATCAATGCCAAGGGTGCCTGCATCGGCGAGATGGGCTCCCGCGTCCGCGCCGTGATGAGCGAGCTGAACGACGAGAAGATCGACATCGTCGACTTCAGCGAGAACCCGGCCGCCTTCATCTCCTCCGCCCTGTCCCCGGCGCGGGTCAGTTCCGTGGAGATCGTGGACGAGGCCACCCGGTCGGCCCGCGTAGTCGTTCCGCGGGACGTCCTCTCGCTGGCCATCGGCAAGGAGGGGCAGAACGCCCGTCTGGCCGCCAAACTGACCGGATGGCGGATCGACATCTCCGGCGAAGAGGCCTGA
- a CDS encoding YlxR family protein has product MQVHTPVRTCVGCRGKEDHTKLVRLALEEVTSPGLVVPDWRRRKPGRGAWIHPDHACLQAALKKGAFNRAFRGRVDATSLAGLFAGHPDAPVLKTENESGSEI; this is encoded by the coding sequence ATGCAGGTACACACCCCGGTGCGCACCTGCGTCGGGTGCCGGGGGAAAGAGGACCACACCAAGCTGGTGCGCCTGGCGCTGGAGGAGGTCACGAGTCCCGGACTCGTGGTTCCCGACTGGCGCCGGCGCAAGCCGGGCCGAGGGGCCTGGATCCACCCGGATCACGCTTGCCTGCAGGCCGCCCTGAAGAAGGGCGCATTCAACCGGGCCTTCCGAGGCCGTGTGGATGCGACCTCCCTGGCCGGACTGTTCGCCGGGCATCCGGATGCACCGGTGTTGAAGACCGAGAACGAAAGCGGGTCAGAGATCTGA
- the infB gene encoding translation initiation factor IF-2, with protein sequence MAKVRVHELAKELGISSKEALNKLQDMGEFVRSASSTIEPPVVKKLRSAYADAAPKTPSKPAAAKPAATTPAPAAPAAEKPSAPATPAAEKPSAPVAAKPGAPAPAPAAPAAEKPSAPAPAAPAAEMPAAPAAPAAPAASAEAPAPAAPASSSAPKPATPARPGAPKPGGTKPAAPRPGNNPFTSKQSAPRADERGGERSGGPRPGGPRPGGPRPGNNPFAPKQGMRSGRPDAGERAGGPRPGGPRPAAAGAGAGAPRPGGARPSPNMMPGHINKPQPASARPGGRGRPGGAPGGGTGGGPRGGRPTGRGGTQGAFGRGGPGGRKQRKSKRAKRQELEQKSAPSVGGVSVPRGDGTTQLRLRRGSSLSDFAEKINADPASLVTVLFHLGEMANANQSLDEETFRVLGEELGYQIEIVSPEDEDKELLEAFDIDLDAEEEAETEDDLEKRPAVVTVMGHVDHGKTRLLDAIRSTKVIEGEAGGITQHIGAYQVDFQHGETDRSLTFIDTPGHEAFTAMRARGAKVTDIAVLVVAADDGVMPQTVEALNHAKAAGVPIVVAVNKIDKPEASPEKIRGQLAEYGLVPEEYGGDTMFVDVSARNNLNIEELLSAILLTADAALELTANPNKGARGVAIEANLDKGRGAVVTVLVQSGTLRVGDTMVVGHGHGRVRAMFDDDGTTVTEAPPSRPVQVLGLSSVPRAGDTFLVTEDDRTARQIAEKREAADRNAMLAKRRKRISLENFDQAVAEGKIDTLNLIIKGDASGAVEALEDSLLEIEVGAEVQLRVIHRGVGAITQNDVNLATVDNAIIIGFNVRPAERVTDLADKEGVDMRFYSVIYDALDDIESALKGMLKPEYEEVQLGTAEVREVFRSSKWGNIAGTLVRSGLIRRNASARLVRDGNVVADKLKIESLRRFKDDATEVREGYECGIGLGGFNDIKDGDIIETFEMQEKPRV encoded by the coding sequence GTGGCTAAGGTCCGCGTCCACGAGCTCGCCAAAGAGCTCGGCATTTCATCCAAGGAGGCCCTGAACAAGCTTCAGGACATGGGCGAATTCGTTCGTTCCGCCTCCTCGACCATCGAACCCCCGGTGGTCAAGAAGCTGCGTTCCGCCTATGCGGACGCAGCACCGAAGACTCCCTCCAAGCCGGCGGCCGCCAAGCCTGCGGCAACCACTCCGGCACCGGCCGCCCCCGCGGCCGAGAAGCCGTCTGCTCCGGCCACCCCGGCCGCGGAGAAGCCGTCTGCTCCGGTCGCCGCGAAGCCGGGCGCACCGGCACCGGCACCGGCCGCCCCTGCGGCTGAGAAGCCGTCTGCTCCGGCACCGGCCGCGCCTGCGGCTGAGATGCCTGCTGCTCCCGCCGCGCCGGCCGCCCCGGCAGCCTCGGCGGAGGCTCCCGCACCGGCGGCACCAGCGTCCTCGTCCGCGCCGAAGCCGGCCACCCCAGCCCGTCCGGGTGCCCCGAAGCCGGGCGGCACCAAGCCGGCCGCCCCGCGGCCCGGCAACAATCCGTTCACCTCCAAGCAGTCCGCGCCCCGCGCAGACGAGCGTGGCGGCGAACGCTCGGGTGGCCCGCGTCCTGGCGGCCCCCGCCCCGGTGGCCCGCGTCCCGGCAACAACCCGTTCGCGCCCAAGCAGGGCATGCGTTCGGGCCGTCCGGACGCTGGTGAGCGTGCCGGCGGTCCCCGCCCCGGTGGTCCGCGTCCGGCAGCCGCCGGCGCGGGTGCCGGTGCCCCCCGTCCGGGTGGCGCACGCCCCAGCCCGAACATGATGCCAGGCCACATCAACAAGCCGCAGCCGGCCTCCGCCCGTCCGGGTGGCCGTGGACGTCCCGGTGGCGCTCCCGGCGGCGGGACCGGTGGCGGTCCGCGTGGTGGCCGTCCCACCGGCCGCGGCGGCACCCAGGGTGCCTTCGGCCGCGGTGGCCCCGGTGGCCGCAAGCAGCGCAAGTCGAAGCGCGCGAAGCGTCAGGAACTGGAACAGAAGTCGGCACCGTCGGTCGGCGGCGTCTCCGTCCCGCGCGGTGACGGCACCACGCAGCTCCGCCTGCGCCGCGGCTCGTCCCTGAGTGACTTCGCCGAGAAGATCAATGCGGATCCGGCCTCGCTGGTGACCGTGCTCTTCCACCTGGGCGAGATGGCGAACGCCAACCAGTCCCTGGACGAGGAGACGTTCCGCGTGCTCGGGGAGGAACTCGGCTACCAGATCGAGATCGTCTCCCCGGAGGACGAGGACAAGGAGCTCCTCGAGGCCTTCGACATCGACCTCGACGCCGAGGAAGAGGCGGAGACCGAGGACGACCTCGAGAAGCGCCCGGCTGTCGTGACCGTCATGGGCCACGTGGACCACGGCAAGACCCGACTGCTGGACGCCATCCGCTCCACCAAGGTCATCGAGGGTGAGGCCGGTGGCATCACCCAGCACATCGGTGCCTACCAGGTGGATTTCCAGCACGGCGAGACGGACCGCAGCCTGACCTTCATCGATACCCCGGGCCACGAGGCGTTCACCGCCATGCGTGCCCGTGGTGCCAAGGTCACGGACATCGCGGTGCTCGTGGTGGCCGCTGATGACGGCGTCATGCCGCAGACCGTCGAGGCGTTGAACCACGCCAAGGCGGCCGGCGTGCCGATCGTGGTCGCGGTCAACAAGATCGACAAGCCCGAGGCCTCCCCGGAAAAGATCCGCGGTCAGCTCGCCGAGTACGGCCTGGTCCCCGAGGAGTACGGCGGCGACACGATGTTCGTGGACGTCTCCGCCCGGAACAACCTGAACATCGAGGAGCTGCTCTCGGCCATCCTGCTCACCGCGGACGCCGCGCTGGAGCTCACCGCCAACCCGAACAAGGGTGCCCGCGGTGTGGCCATCGAGGCGAACCTGGACAAGGGCCGCGGTGCCGTCGTCACGGTGCTCGTGCAGTCCGGCACCCTCCGCGTCGGAGACACCATGGTGGTGGGCCACGGCCATGGCCGCGTCCGCGCCATGTTCGACGATGACGGCACCACCGTGACCGAGGCGCCGCCGTCGCGTCCGGTCCAGGTGCTGGGCCTGTCCTCCGTGCCGCGCGCCGGCGACACCTTCCTGGTGACCGAGGACGACCGCACCGCCCGCCAGATCGCCGAGAAGCGCGAAGCCGCCGATCGCAACGCCATGCTGGCCAAGCGCCGCAAGCGGATCTCCCTGGAGAACTTCGACCAGGCCGTGGCCGAGGGCAAGATCGACACCCTCAACCTCATCATCAAGGGCGACGCCTCTGGCGCCGTGGAGGCCCTCGAGGACTCCCTGCTCGAGATCGAGGTCGGTGCCGAGGTGCAGCTGCGCGTCATCCACCGTGGCGTGGGTGCCATCACGCAGAACGACGTCAACCTGGCCACCGTGGACAACGCCATCATCATCGGCTTCAACGTCCGCCCGGCCGAGCGCGTCACCGATCTGGCCGACAAGGAGGGCGTGGACATGCGCTTCTACTCGGTGATCTACGACGCGCTCGATGACATCGAGAGCGCGCTGAAGGGCATGCTCAAGCCGGAGTACGAAGAGGTCCAGCTGGGTACCGCGGAGGTCCGCGAGGTCTTCCGGTCCTCCAAGTGGGGCAACATCGCCGGCACGCTGGTCCGTTCCGGGCTCATCCGCCGCAACGCCTCCGCCCGCCTCGTGCGGGACGGCAATGTGGTGGCGGACAAGCTCAAGATCGAGTCGCTGCGCCGGTTCAAGGACGACGCCACCGAGGTCCGCGAGGGCTACGAGTGTGGTATCGGCCTGGGTGGCTTCAACGACATCAAGGACGGGGACATCATCGAGACCTTCGAGATGCAGGAGAAGCCGCGCGTCTGA
- the rbfA gene encoding 30S ribosome-binding factor RbfA — protein MVDQARAARLAQRIKVLVAEALRKRVKDDRAEAITLTEVRVTNDLQHATVYYTVLGDATAAEGAREVLEAHQGVIRHEVGRQLTIRLVPTLEFVADEVPETAAHLEEVLAQARERDAELARLRENASFAGEPDPYKKDGEDSGNEDAAR, from the coding sequence ATGGTGGATCAGGCACGTGCGGCCCGGTTGGCCCAACGGATCAAGGTCCTGGTCGCCGAGGCCCTGCGCAAGCGGGTCAAGGATGATCGGGCTGAGGCCATCACCCTCACCGAGGTGCGGGTGACCAACGACCTCCAGCACGCCACCGTGTACTACACGGTGCTCGGTGATGCCACGGCGGCCGAGGGCGCCCGGGAGGTCCTCGAGGCCCACCAAGGCGTCATCCGGCACGAGGTCGGGCGCCAGCTGACCATCCGGCTGGTGCCGACCCTGGAGTTCGTGGCCGATGAGGTCCCGGAAACCGCGGCGCACCTCGAGGAGGTGCTCGCCCAGGCCAGGGAGCGCGACGCCGAGCTGGCCCGGTTGCGGGAGAACGCCTCCTTCGCCGGTGAGCCCGACCCGTACAAGAAGGACGGCGAGGACAGCGGGAACGAGGACGCGGCCCGTTGA
- the truB gene encoding tRNA pseudouridine(55) synthase TruB — translation MPEGAPGTEASGLVLVDKPAGWTSHDVVGKVRRLAGTRKVGHAGTLDPMATGLLVVGFNKATRLLTAITGTDKTYLATIRLGVSTVTDDAEGDVLQTRLANAVTPERVDAAVADLTGDLQQVPSAVSAIKVDGQRAYHRVRAGEDVRLDARPVTVRRFEVTGYRRAEDGTTVDLDVEVDCTSGTYIRALARDLGEALETGGHLTALRRTAVGPFSVADAVTLEDLAVRFTSTELSVAAAGLFPVRRLTGEEASELSFGRRIEVTGTEGMVAAQAPDGTVVALICDQERQGRPEVLSAKPEIVFAPATAPAAASTQDGGRT, via the coding sequence CTGCCCGAGGGCGCTCCCGGCACCGAGGCCTCCGGCCTGGTGCTCGTGGACAAGCCGGCCGGTTGGACCTCCCATGATGTGGTCGGGAAGGTCCGCCGGCTGGCCGGCACCCGCAAGGTCGGTCATGCCGGCACCTTGGATCCGATGGCCACCGGCCTGCTGGTGGTCGGCTTCAACAAGGCCACCCGTCTGCTGACGGCGATCACGGGGACGGACAAGACCTACCTGGCGACCATCCGGCTCGGTGTCTCCACCGTGACGGACGACGCCGAGGGGGACGTGCTGCAGACCCGGCTCGCGAACGCGGTCACGCCGGAACGGGTGGACGCTGCCGTGGCCGACCTCACGGGCGACCTCCAGCAGGTCCCCTCGGCGGTGTCCGCCATCAAGGTGGACGGGCAGCGCGCCTACCACCGGGTGCGGGCCGGCGAGGACGTGCGCCTCGATGCCCGGCCCGTCACGGTCCGCCGCTTCGAGGTCACCGGTTACCGGCGCGCCGAGGACGGTACCACCGTGGACCTCGACGTCGAGGTGGACTGCACCTCCGGGACCTACATCCGTGCCCTGGCCCGGGACCTGGGGGAGGCCCTGGAGACCGGAGGCCACCTGACCGCCTTGCGGCGCACCGCCGTCGGGCCCTTCTCCGTGGCCGATGCCGTGACCCTCGAGGACCTGGCGGTGCGCTTCACCTCCACCGAACTCTCCGTGGCCGCGGCCGGGCTGTTCCCCGTGCGCCGGCTGACCGGTGAGGAGGCCTCTGAGCTGTCCTTCGGGCGGCGCATCGAGGTCACCGGCACCGAGGGGATGGTGGCCGCCCAGGCGCCGGACGGCACCGTCGTCGCCCTGATCTGCGACCAGGAGCGCCAGGGCCGCCCGGAGGTCCTCTCCGCCAAGCCCGAGATCGTCTTCGCGCCCGCCACAGCACCGGCAGCAGCCTCGACGCAGGACGGCGGGCGGACGTGA
- a CDS encoding bifunctional riboflavin kinase/FAD synthetase: MHYWDGLAAVPESPAPSVVTIGNFDGVHRGHLQVLDQVVSAARGSGATSVAITFDPHPRVVHRPNDLQEAITGYEEKARLIEQAGIDAMLVIHYTLEFAQQSPEEFVKNVIVDAVNATAVVVGRDVRFGYRNSGDFGTMVELGRTYGFEVIDVADFGEDRRCSSTWIRESLREGEVREAAGVLGRNHRVHGEVVHGFARGRELGFPTANLSDEVQGMIPADGVYAGWLFDEAHRRWPVAISIGSNPTFEGVSRVVEAHVIDRPQEQVEDFDLYGQFVTIEFVERLRGMVAFEGIPKLVEQMTQDVDRTREVLAAVPADPRP; the protein is encoded by the coding sequence ATGCACTATTGGGACGGCCTAGCCGCCGTACCGGAGAGTCCCGCACCCTCCGTGGTCACCATCGGGAACTTCGACGGGGTGCACCGTGGTCACCTCCAGGTCCTCGACCAGGTCGTCTCCGCCGCGCGCGGTTCCGGGGCGACGTCCGTGGCCATCACCTTCGACCCGCACCCCCGGGTGGTGCACCGGCCCAATGACCTCCAGGAGGCCATCACCGGCTACGAGGAGAAGGCGCGGCTGATCGAGCAGGCCGGCATCGACGCGATGCTGGTCATTCACTACACCCTCGAGTTCGCCCAGCAGAGCCCCGAGGAGTTCGTCAAGAACGTGATCGTGGACGCCGTCAACGCCACGGCGGTGGTGGTGGGCCGGGACGTCCGCTTCGGCTACCGCAACTCCGGTGACTTCGGCACCATGGTGGAACTCGGCCGGACGTACGGCTTCGAGGTCATCGACGTCGCCGACTTCGGCGAGGACCGCCGCTGCTCCTCCACCTGGATCCGCGAATCGCTGCGCGAGGGCGAGGTCCGCGAGGCCGCCGGCGTGCTGGGCCGCAACCACCGCGTGCATGGCGAGGTCGTCCACGGCTTCGCCCGGGGCCGCGAGCTGGGGTTCCCCACCGCCAACCTCTCCGACGAGGTCCAGGGCATGATCCCGGCCGACGGCGTCTACGCCGGCTGGCTCTTCGACGAGGCGCACCGGCGATGGCCCGTCGCCATCTCGATCGGCTCCAACCCGACCTTCGAGGGGGTGTCCCGGGTGGTCGAGGCCCATGTCATCGACCGGCCGCAGGAGCAGGTCGAGGACTTCGACCTGTACGGCCAGTTCGTCACGATCGAGTTCGTGGAGCGGCTGCGCGGCATGGTCGCGTTCGAGGGCATCCCCAAACTCGTCGAGCAGATGACCCAGGACGTCGACCGCACGCGTGAGGTCCTCGCCGCGGTGCCGGCGGACCCACGTCCGTGA
- a CDS encoding class I SAM-dependent methyltransferase: MTGPVPNRPGGDPRLDSASRQSLGAAFVTGGEHYHAVRPSYPEQTVDFLVPAGARTAVDLGAGTGLFTRLLADRGLEVTAVDPSASMLEPLRRAVPSAAVVQAAAEHTGLDSGGFDLVTSAQAWHWIDPDAGSAEAARLLRPGGTLALVWNQLDTSVPWVHRLTRIMHAGDVHAAGSGRPSRRTRAPFGAEEHHEVRWTDRTTPAGLHALMASRSYWLRSGEHIHARMTANLEWYLHEHLGFATDETIELPYLTLALRTRRD; this comes from the coding sequence GTGACAGGTCCCGTCCCGAACCGGCCTGGTGGGGACCCCCGCCTCGACAGCGCCTCCCGCCAGAGCCTCGGGGCCGCGTTCGTCACCGGGGGAGAGCACTACCACGCGGTGCGGCCCTCCTACCCGGAGCAGACCGTCGACTTCCTGGTCCCGGCCGGTGCCCGCACCGCCGTGGACCTCGGCGCCGGCACCGGCCTCTTCACCCGGCTGCTGGCGGACCGGGGGCTCGAGGTCACCGCCGTGGACCCCTCAGCCTCCATGCTGGAACCGCTGCGGCGCGCGGTGCCCTCCGCCGCCGTCGTGCAGGCGGCCGCGGAACACACCGGACTGGACTCCGGCGGATTCGACCTGGTCACAAGCGCGCAGGCGTGGCACTGGATCGACCCGGACGCCGGCTCGGCGGAGGCCGCGCGGCTGCTGCGCCCCGGCGGGACGCTGGCCCTGGTGTGGAACCAACTGGACACCTCCGTGCCCTGGGTCCACCGGCTCACCCGGATCATGCACGCCGGGGATGTCCATGCGGCCGGCTCCGGCCGGCCATCGCGGCGCACGCGCGCTCCCTTCGGAGCTGAGGAGCACCACGAGGTGCGCTGGACGGACCGCACGACGCCGGCCGGCCTCCATGCGCTGATGGCGTCCCGTTCGTATTGGCTCCGCTCGGGCGAGCACATCCACGCGCGGATGACCGCCAACCTCGAGTGGTACCTGCACGAACACCTGGGATTCGCTACGGATGAGACGATCGAGCTGCCGTACCTGACGCTCGCGCTGCGCACGCGACGGGACTGA
- the rpsO gene encoding 30S ribosomal protein S15, whose protein sequence is MALDPAVKQDIMKEYATHEGDTGSPEVQVAVLSRRILDLTEHLKSHKHDHHTRRGLMALVGRRRRMLGYLERTDIERYRSLIGRLGLRK, encoded by the coding sequence GTGGCACTCGACCCCGCCGTCAAGCAGGACATCATGAAGGAATACGCCACCCACGAGGGCGACACCGGTTCCCCGGAAGTACAGGTTGCTGTGCTGTCCCGTCGCATCTTGGACCTGACGGAACACCTGAAGTCTCACAAGCACGACCACCACACCCGCCGCGGCCTGATGGCCCTGGTCGGTCGCCGTCGTCGTATGCTCGGATACCTCGAGCGCACCGACATCGAGCGCTACCGCTCGCTGATCGGGCGCCTCGGCCTGCGTAAGTGA
- a CDS encoding polyribonucleotide nucleotidyltransferase: protein MEGPEIKFAEAVIDNGTYGQRVVRFETGRLAQQAAGAAMVYIDEETSMLSATTVGKSPREGFDFFPLTVDVEERMYAAGRIPGSFFRREGRPSTDAVLTCRLIDRPLRPAFTKGIRNEVQVVVTVTSIAPDEVYDTVAINAASMSTQLSGLPFSGPIGGVRVALIDDGTGSRQWVAFPKHSQLKDAVFNMAVAGRVAGDDIAVMMVEAEATPDSWNLIKEQGATAPTEEIVAEGLEAAKPFIKALCDAQADLAQRAAKAPVEIPVFKDYEDDAYEAVEQFAAARLQEIYSIADKLERQNTDDAYRAEVVEALAGEGTQFEQRRGEIAKAYGAVTKKAVRQQILTNQVRIDGRGLTDIRKLTAEVEVLPRVHGSAIFERGETQIMGVTTLNMLKMEQQIDSLAPETRKRYLHHYNFPPYSVGETGRVGSPKRREIGHGALAERAMVPVLPSREEFPYAIRQVSEALGSNGSTSMGSVCASTLSMLNAGVPLKAAVAGIAMGLVSDTVDGQTRYAALTDILGAEDAFGDMDFKVAGTSEFVTAIQLDTKLDGIPASVLAAALTQAREARLHILGVLNAAIDAPDEMSQYAPRIIAVKIPVDKIGAVIGPKGAMINQIQDDTGADISIEDDGTVLIGATEGSAAEAARSAVNAIANPQVPEVGERYLGTVVKLTTFGAFVSLTPGKDGLLHISELRKINEGKRVEDVEDVVEVGQKIQVEITKIDDRGKLSLAPVVEGGESENNESDAVSDADESDKSEEN from the coding sequence ATGGAGGGTCCCGAAATCAAGTTCGCCGAAGCCGTCATCGACAACGGCACCTACGGCCAGCGCGTCGTGCGCTTCGAAACCGGCCGTCTGGCCCAGCAGGCCGCCGGCGCGGCCATGGTCTACATCGACGAGGAGACCTCGATGCTGTCGGCCACGACCGTCGGCAAGTCCCCGCGTGAAGGCTTCGACTTCTTCCCGCTGACCGTGGACGTCGAGGAGCGCATGTACGCCGCCGGCCGCATCCCCGGTTCGTTCTTCCGCCGCGAGGGCCGCCCGTCCACGGACGCCGTCCTCACCTGCCGCCTGATCGACCGCCCGCTGCGTCCCGCGTTCACCAAGGGCATCCGCAACGAGGTCCAGGTCGTCGTGACCGTCACCTCGATCGCCCCGGACGAGGTCTACGACACGGTGGCCATCAACGCCGCCTCGATGTCCACCCAGCTCTCCGGCCTGCCGTTCTCCGGCCCGATCGGCGGCGTGCGCGTGGCCCTGATCGACGACGGCACCGGCAGCCGCCAGTGGGTCGCCTTCCCGAAGCACTCCCAGCTCAAGGACGCCGTGTTCAACATGGCCGTGGCCGGCCGTGTGGCCGGGGACGACATCGCCGTGATGATGGTCGAGGCCGAGGCCACCCCGGACTCCTGGAACCTGATCAAGGAACAGGGCGCCACTGCTCCGACCGAGGAGATCGTGGCCGAGGGCCTCGAGGCTGCCAAGCCGTTCATCAAGGCTCTCTGCGACGCCCAGGCCGATCTGGCCCAGCGCGCCGCGAAGGCCCCTGTCGAGATCCCGGTCTTCAAGGACTACGAGGACGATGCCTACGAGGCCGTGGAGCAGTTCGCCGCCGCCCGCCTGCAGGAGATCTACTCGATTGCCGACAAGCTGGAGCGCCAGAACACGGATGACGCCTACCGCGCCGAGGTCGTCGAGGCCCTGGCGGGCGAGGGCACCCAGTTCGAGCAGCGCCGCGGCGAGATTGCCAAGGCCTACGGCGCGGTGACCAAGAAGGCCGTGCGCCAGCAGATCCTGACCAACCAGGTCCGCATCGACGGCCGTGGCCTCACGGACATCCGCAAGCTGACCGCCGAGGTGGAGGTCCTGCCGCGCGTGCACGGTTCGGCCATCTTCGAGCGCGGCGAGACCCAGATCATGGGTGTCACCACGCTGAACATGCTGAAGATGGAACAGCAGATCGACTCGCTGGCCCCGGAGACACGCAAGCGTTACCTGCACCACTACAACTTCCCGCCGTACTCCGTCGGCGAGACCGGCCGCGTGGGCTCGCCGAAGCGGCGCGAGATCGGCCACGGTGCCCTCGCCGAGCGCGCCATGGTCCCGGTGCTGCCGTCCCGCGAGGAGTTCCCCTACGCGATCCGCCAGGTCTCCGAGGCGCTGGGCTCCAACGGGTCCACCTCCATGGGCTCCGTCTGCGCCTCCACCCTGTCGATGCTGAACGCCGGTGTGCCCCTGAAGGCCGCCGTGGCCGGCATCGCGATGGGCCTGGTCTCGGACACCGTGGACGGTCAGACCCGCTACGCCGCCCTGACGGACATCCTCGGCGCCGAGGATGCCTTCGGCGACATGGACTTCAAGGTGGCCGGCACCTCCGAGTTCGTCACCGCGATCCAGCTGGACACCAAGCTCGACGGCATCCCGGCCTCCGTGCTGGCCGCCGCGCTGACCCAGGCCCGTGAGGCCCGCCTGCACATCCTGGGTGTCCTGAACGCCGCGATCGATGCCCCGGACGAGATGAGCCAGTACGCACCGCGCATCATCGCGGTCAAGATCCCGGTGGACAAGATCGGTGCGGTCATCGGCCCCAAGGGCGCCATGATCAACCAGATCCAGGACGACACGGGTGCGGACATCTCCATCGAGGACGACGGCACCGTGCTGATCGGAGCCACCGAGGGTTCGGCAGCCGAGGCCGCCCGTTCCGCGGTCAACGCCATCGCCAACCCGCAGGTCCCCGAGGTCGGCGAGCGCTACCTCGGCACCGTGGTGAAGCTGACCACCTTCGGTGCGTTCGTGTCCCTCACCCCGGGCAAGGACGGCCTGCTGCACATCTCCGAGCTGCGCAAGATCAACGAGGGCAAGCGCGTCGAGGACGTGGAGGACGTCGTCGAGGTCGGCCAGAAGATCCAGGTCGAGATCACCAAGATCGACGACCGCGGCAAGCTGTCCCTGGCCCCCGTGGTCGAGGGCGGCGAGTCCGAGAACAACGAGTCGGATGCCGTGTCGGACGCCGATGAGTCTGACAAGTCCGAGGAGAACTGA